The stretch of DNA AAACGGGTTACCGAACGCGGCTACATCGTCAGATCCTTTAGCGCTTAAAGATGCTCCTGAGAAATGGCTGTACGCAACAAACTGGAAACGAACGAATCCCCTGCCCAAACCAGACTTTAGCAGCAACTCCTTCGCGGGTAGCTGGCTGATTTTCTCTGAGCCGGACGGCATTGGCGCGGAGCTTGCATCAAGGCTCCGACAGTCTGGCCAGAAAGTATATGAAGCGCGGCGAGGCAAAGTCTTCCAGCAAAATGGAGCGGACTCTATCACGCTCAATGCTAGTAATCCGGAAGATTATCAGCGGCTGCTGCACTCGTTGGTTGACAATTTTCCGCAGCGAATCATTTATGCGTGGGATTTCAGCCGCGATGGCGCGATTTCCCCGGCTGCGGGCTTTGACAGTTTGATTTATCTCGCTCAGGCAGCGGCCGCGTCAGAAAAAGCTGCTTCTGTGCGCATGGCATTAATTACCTCAGGCTTGCATCGTGTCCTGGATGAAGAACTGGATTCTGACCATGAAGCGGCCAAGCTTGGCATTGTTCATGTGCTGCCCAAGGAAGTGCCGGCCATCAAATGCCAAAACATTGATCTAGACAAGCAACAGCCCGATGCTGGCAGGCTGGCGGAGCAGGTGCTGGCGGAGTTCGCCAATGAAATTTCCGATCCGATTGTCGCCTGCCGTCGTGGGCATCGCTGGCTGCCGATTGCCGAACAGACATCAACACGTTCCGGCGACGGGTATCAATTCAAACGCGGCGGAGTATATGTAATCATCCACGCGTTGCAAGAGATTGGCTTTGCTCTTGCGGAGCACCTCGTGCGCGAGTTCGCATGCAAGGTGGTGATGCTTGCCCGCTCGTTCTTCCCGCATCCGCAGGAGTGGGACCAGTGGGTTCGCGAACAAGCTGACGACGATCCAATATCGCGCAGCATCGCGCGATTACGAGATATTGGTGAATCGCTGACATTGTTGAGTGTCGACGTTTCGGATCCCGAGCGGCTGAAACGAGTCAAGGCACAGATCGAACGCGAAGTGGGCGCCCTGCAAGGCGTGTTTCATCTCGATAAGTCGACAAGAACGGGACTCATCTTAGGTAAGGCCATGTCGCCGTCGGACTCGCTGCGCAATGATCTTGCTGAGTTGGCCGCTCTGGACCAGACATTTAGCAATGATTTGCTGGTGATTTTTTCCAGTAATCTGGCTGAGAGCGGCGGCATTGGGCAAGTGGACCAGGCCGCTCGGAATGCAGTAATCGCGCATTTTGCCGAGCGGCGTGCCGCAACCGGGCGGCCCACCATGGCTTTGGAGTTGGGTACCAGGGCCTGGACGGAAACCACTGACGAAAATCCTGATTCCGGCTCATTCTTATCACAACAACTTGAAGAGAAACGGCAGCGCTTCGGCATGACGGCCCAGGAGTGCGTTGCTGCTTTGCAGCGCGCTCTCTCACTGTCAGTCCCAGATGTAATTGTTTCCACGCGCGACTTCAATGCTCTGATGGAGCAGCAACATCTATTCACTACAGATTTCTTTCAGCAGCAAATCGGGAACTCAGCCGCCGGCAATGGCAATGGCAACGGCGCATCACACGGCCGCCCAGATGTTTCAACTTCCTATACCGCCCCTCGCAATGAAGTTGAAACGCTGCTGGTGGAACTCTGGCAGGGAACTTTCCGCATTCAGGAAATCGGCGTCGCCGACAATTTCTTTGAACTTGGCGGGCACTCACTTCTTGCCGTGCAACTGCTTAAGAACATGAACCAGACTTTTTCATCCAGGATCACCCTCAAAGACCTGTTTGACGGACCCACTATTGCGCAGCTTGCCGCAAAGATCTCAGGCATGTCGGCCGATAGCGACGATGCCGCCGAATTAGAGGCGCTGCTGGCGGAAATTGAAGGCATGTCCGCAGATGACTTGCGGGCAGAGTTGGATGGAAGCAAAGAGGGAATCAACACCGAGTAGCTATGTCAAAACTATCAGAACGCATTCAAAATCTTACTCCGGAGCAGCAGGAAGTATTGCGCCGGCGCATGCAGCGTGAAGCCAACCAGCAGTCGCAAACTGTACCTGCTTCCGGGGGATTCGCTGTTGCGGATGTTACGCCTGTGCCCGCTCGTCCAAATTTGCGGCAGAAGGTGGACTTTAGCATCTTTTTCTTTTCTGCTGATGGCAACGCCGAAGAGGACCAACGTTACCGGCTGTTGCTTGAGAGCGCGCGCTTTGCGGATGCCAACGGGTTCGCCGCCATATGGACGCCGGAGAGGCACTTCCAGGCTTTTGGAGGACTCTATCCAAATCCGTCTGTGCTGAGCGCCGCACTGGCCATGATCACGCAGCACGTGCAGATTCGCGCCGGCAGCCTTGTACTTCCACTGCATAGCCCGGTGCGCGTCGCGGAAGATTGGGCGCTGGTGGATAACCTCTCTCATGGACGCGTCGGCATCTCCTTTGCCACAGGATGGCATGAGCACGACTATGTGATTGCTCCCGGGAATTTTGAAGATCGCCGCGAACTCATGTTCCAGAACATCTCTTTAGTACGGCGGCTGTGGGCCGGTGACGATGTAGAAATCGCGGGTGTCGGCGGCAAGAAAGTTGCTGTCAGGACTCTTCCCCGTCCGGTTCAAAAAGAATTGCCTTTCTGGGTTACGGTGGCATCCACGCGGACCTGGCAACGGGCGGGGGAAGTTGGCGCAAATGTGCTCACTGCATTCTCTACGTCACTGGAGGAGTTGAAGCAGAATATCGCCGGCTATCGCAAAGCCCGCATGGAAAACGGCCACGATCCACGAACCGGAATCGTTTCCCTGATGTTGCACACCTACGTGGGAACAGACCTGGAACAGGTCCGCGAGATTGTGAAAGAGCCGATGAAAGCCTACTTGCAGACTTACATCAATCAGTTCCGGCCCATGGCAGGAGAAAGCGTCGTTGACCCTTCTTCGCTGGAGATGCAAAGCCTGATTGATGCGGTCTTCGATCATTATTTTGAACAGAGCTCTCTGCTGGGAACGCCTGATAAATGTGCCGCCGTCATTGAAAAAGTGGCAGCGGCGGGCGTGAACGATCTGGCTTGCCTGCTGGATTTTGGGCTCGATCATGAAACCACGATGGAAGGGCTGAGGCACCTTGCGGAGCTTCGCCGGAGCATGCAGCCCCAGATTGCAGCAACGGGACAGGGAGAGTAGTTCATGAGCGTTAAGGACACGGGACATATACAGGCACTGGAAAGTACCGGCAAGAAGACACTGGCGGAAAGAATTGCCGGTCTGTCACCCGAGCAGCGGGCCGTGTATGAGCGTAAACGCCGTGAGCTGCAAAAGAAAGCGGCCAGTCCTCGCATTCCGCGATTGGAGGGTAACGGTCCGTGGCCTGCTTCCACGGACCAGACAGCGCTGTGGTTTATCCAGCAGCTTGAGCCTACTACCTCGGCGTACAACATCGGAAATGGCTTTCGCGTAAAAGGAAATCTTGATGTAGCGCTATTCGAAAGATGCCTGAACGTTGTCGCGCAACGCCACCAGATACTGCGGACGATTTTCAAAACCATTGACGGCAAACCGTTCCAGTTTGTTACCGACATGACGCTTTCAGCTCCGGTAATTGACGTGCGAAGCGAGCCGGATCCTGAAGCAGCAGCGCATGAAGTTGTTACGCGCCTGATAAGGGAACCATTCGATCTGGAGAAAGGGCCTCTCGCCCGCGTTCCGCTGGTGCGCATTGCCAATGACGATTACGTCATGGTGGGCGTACTGCACCACATCGTCACCGACTGGTGGTCCTATTATGTTTTTTACAGTGAGTTGATGGGCCTTTATCACGCTTTTTCCCAGGGGCTGCCAAATCCGCTAAGCGACTTGCCGATCCAATATGCAGACTGGGCGGCATGGCGGGACGAATGGGAGCAGACAGAAGATTTCCGCACGAAAGAAAACTATTGGCTAACCAAACTGCATGGAGTGCCGCACATTCTGGAGGTCCCTGCGGACCGGCCACGTCCGTCGGTACAATCTCACGGTGGCGCCCGCTCGCCTTTCGACGTGCCTCACGACACATTGCGACGCTTGCGCGCCATGAACCGCAAGGCAGGTACTTCTTCCTTCATGACGCTGCTTGCCGCCTTGAATGTTTTCCTCTGGCGCTATACCAGTCAGGAAGATTTTGTCGTGGGCACGCCGGTCTCTGCCGATCGTGATTCGGAAGAAACCGTAAACCTTATCGGCTACATGTTGAACACGCTGGTGCTGCGGGCAGATCTTTCCGGCAATCCAAGTTTTCTTGAGGTGCTTGAACGTGTCCGCAATACCTGTCTTGGCGCCTTTGCCAACAAGGAGTATCCGTTCCGGCATCTGGTGGACCGGCTAAAAGTGGAGCGCGACATGAGCCGCATGCCGCTCTACCAGATTGAATATTTGTACATCAGCACGGAAAGCCCCATGCAAAACAATCCCGGCTTGCCGGAAGGGAAGATTGCGCTGCCTGGGTTTGAGTTCTCGGTATTCGGCATTGATCGAAAAACTTCTCCTGTCGATTTACAGATAACTTTTGGCGAGTCTTCTGACCAGCTCAGCCTCATGTTTGAGTACAATACTGATATTTTTGAGGCGGCTACCATTGATCGGTTGGCAAACCATCTTATCTCTCTGCTGGGGACCGCGCTCAGCGAACCCGAGCGGCCAATCGCAACGCTTCCACTGCTCAGCCCCGAGGAACGACGCCATATCATTGAAGATCTCAATCCCAGGGTCGCGTCAAAGAGCAAAACGGACATCACAGAAATGTTCGAAGCGCAGGTTGCTCGCACCGCTGATGCTTTGGCGTTGACCTTCGCTCAGGAATCGCTCACGTTCGCGGAATTGAATCAGCGAGGCAATCGACTGGCGCGTTATCTGATCAATCACGGAACAGGGCCGGAAACTCTGGTGGCAATCTGCATGGACCGGAGCGCGGAGATGCTTACCGCGATGTTGGCCATCCTGAAGGCCGGTGGCGCATATCTGCCCCTCGATCCGTCATTTCCTCAAGAGCGGATAGCTTATATGCTGGCCGATGCAGCTCCGCTGGCGGTGGTTACCACTCAGTCATCAGCGTCGAATCTGCCGCAGACAGTGAAACAGGTTCTTCTTGATGCGCCTGACGTTGTCTTTGAGGTGCAAGAGCAGGGGGCATCGAACATCCGCGA from Terriglobia bacterium encodes:
- a CDS encoding LLM class flavin-dependent oxidoreductase — its product is MSKLSERIQNLTPEQQEVLRRRMQREANQQSQTVPASGGFAVADVTPVPARPNLRQKVDFSIFFFSADGNAEEDQRYRLLLESARFADANGFAAIWTPERHFQAFGGLYPNPSVLSAALAMITQHVQIRAGSLVLPLHSPVRVAEDWALVDNLSHGRVGISFATGWHEHDYVIAPGNFEDRRELMFQNISLVRRLWAGDDVEIAGVGGKKVAVRTLPRPVQKELPFWVTVASTRTWQRAGEVGANVLTAFSTSLEELKQNIAGYRKARMENGHDPRTGIVSLMLHTYVGTDLEQVREIVKEPMKAYLQTYINQFRPMAGESVVDPSSLEMQSLIDAVFDHYFEQSSLLGTPDKCAAVIEKVAAAGVNDLACLLDFGLDHETTMEGLRHLAELRRSMQPQIAATGQGE